A genomic segment from Actinomadura hallensis encodes:
- a CDS encoding potassium channel family protein, which produces MNDPEAVRRPPVLMPSPVTGPLRAVGKRVALALALLLAVVAAVYADRGGYRDAADGTVSLLDAFYYASVTISTTGYGDITPVGDAARLVNIVFVTPVRVLFLILLVGTTLEVLAERTRDDWRKARWRTRVRDHIVVAGYGTKGRSAVKTLLSTGVSRDSIVVVDTDPRVVAEAAEAGFVGVVGDATRSSVLKQAAVQRAREVVVASARDDTAVLVTLTARQLNPHAGIQASVRESENVPLLRQSGADRVVTSSEAAGRLLGVSTSHPNVGRVIEDLLDQGSGLDLAEREVRPDEAGGPAGAVREPVLAVVRDGRLLPFDDSACASLRHGDRLIVARSGRRARGAPADAPGEGAGGPGDGAGTGTDF; this is translated from the coding sequence GTGAACGATCCGGAGGCGGTGCGGCGTCCGCCCGTCCTGATGCCCTCGCCGGTCACCGGGCCGCTCCGCGCGGTCGGCAAGCGGGTCGCCCTCGCCCTGGCGCTGCTCCTCGCCGTGGTGGCCGCGGTGTACGCCGACCGGGGCGGCTACCGCGACGCCGCCGACGGGACGGTGTCGCTCCTCGACGCCTTCTACTACGCGTCGGTGACCATCTCGACGACGGGATACGGCGACATCACGCCCGTCGGCGACGCCGCCCGCCTGGTCAACATCGTGTTCGTCACGCCGGTGCGGGTGCTGTTCCTGATCCTCCTCGTGGGCACGACCCTCGAGGTGCTGGCGGAACGGACCCGCGACGACTGGCGCAAGGCCCGCTGGAGGACACGCGTGCGCGACCACATCGTGGTGGCCGGCTACGGCACCAAGGGGCGCAGCGCCGTCAAGACGCTGCTCAGCACGGGCGTGAGCCGCGACTCGATCGTCGTCGTGGACACCGATCCGAGGGTGGTCGCCGAGGCGGCCGAGGCCGGGTTCGTCGGCGTCGTCGGGGACGCCACCCGCAGCTCGGTGCTGAAGCAGGCGGCGGTGCAGCGGGCCAGGGAGGTCGTGGTCGCCAGCGCCCGCGACGACACGGCGGTGCTGGTGACGCTCACGGCCCGGCAGCTCAACCCGCACGCCGGGATCCAGGCGTCGGTGCGCGAGTCGGAGAACGTCCCGCTGCTGCGCCAGTCCGGCGCCGACCGCGTGGTGACGTCTTCGGAGGCGGCGGGACGGCTGCTCGGGGTGTCCACGAGCCACCCGAACGTCGGCCGGGTCATCGAGGACCTGCTCGACCAGGGCAGCGGCCTGGACCTGGCGGAGCGCGAGGTCCGGCCGGACGAGGCGGGCGGGCCCGCCGGGGCGGTGCGCGAGCCGGTGCTCGCGGTGGTGCGCGACGGGCGCCTGCTGCCCTTCGACGACTCCGCCTGCGCGTCCCTGCGGCACGGCGACCGGCTGATCGTCGCGCGCTCCGGGCGGCGGGCGCGGGGAGCGCCCGCCGACGCCCCCGGAGAGGGCGCCGGCGGTCCCGGGGACGGTGCCGGGACCGGGACCGATTTCTGA
- the npdG gene encoding NADPH-dependent F420 reductase — MTEQQKTPHDLPDVSGLSIGILGGTGDQGKGLARRFAMAGHRVTIGSRKAERAREAAEELGAGLPVSGAENAAAAGESDIVIIAVPWEGHRATLESLRAELDGKIVVDCVNPLGFEKGKGAYALDVEEGSAAEQAAAVLTGSRVVAAFHHVSAKLLLDPEVERMELDVLVLGNDREATDLVQALAGRIPGMRGVYGGRLHNARQVEAFTANLISINRRYKAHAGLRITDV, encoded by the coding sequence ATGACTGAGCAGCAGAAGACGCCTCACGACCTCCCGGACGTGAGCGGACTGTCGATCGGCATCCTCGGCGGCACCGGGGACCAGGGCAAGGGTCTCGCGCGGCGGTTCGCGATGGCCGGGCACCGGGTGACGATCGGTTCGCGCAAGGCCGAGCGCGCCCGCGAGGCCGCGGAGGAGCTCGGCGCCGGCCTGCCGGTCTCCGGCGCGGAGAACGCGGCGGCCGCCGGGGAGTCCGACATCGTGATCATCGCGGTGCCGTGGGAGGGCCACCGCGCCACGCTCGAGTCCCTGCGCGCGGAGCTCGACGGCAAGATCGTCGTCGACTGCGTGAACCCGCTCGGCTTCGAGAAGGGCAAGGGCGCCTACGCGCTGGACGTCGAGGAGGGCAGCGCCGCCGAGCAGGCCGCGGCGGTCCTGACCGGCAGCCGGGTCGTCGCCGCGTTCCACCACGTGTCGGCGAAGCTCCTGCTCGACCCCGAGGTGGAGCGGATGGAGCTGGACGTGCTCGTGCTCGGCAACGACCGCGAGGCGACCGACCTCGTGCAGGCCCTGGCCGGCCGGATCCCCGGCATGCGCGGCGTGTACGGCGGCAGGCTGCACAACGCCCGCCAGGTGGAGGCGTTCACCGCCAACCTCATCTCGATCAACCGCCGCTACAAGGCGCACGCCGGGCTGCGCATCACCGACGTCTGA
- the map gene encoding type I methionyl aminopeptidase, whose protein sequence is MTTQLLRPGRVSPMRKVPSSIPRPEYVGKKRPKTGEPDVKTPEIIEKMRVAGRIAAQALEEVGKNVRPGITTDELDAIGHEFLLDHGAYPSTLGYRGFPKSLCTSINEVICHGIPDDTVLRDGDIINIDITAYIDGVHGDTDATFLCGDVDEESRLLVERTREACMRGIRAVKPGRALNVIGRVIESYAKRFGYGVVRDFTGHGIGTTFHSGLVVPHFDDPRATTIIEPGMTFTVEPMLTLGTHEYDIWKDGWTVVTKDRKRTAQFEHTILVTEDGHEILTLP, encoded by the coding sequence ATGACGACCCAGCTACTCCGGCCCGGACGCGTTTCGCCCATGCGCAAGGTCCCGTCGAGCATTCCGCGTCCGGAGTACGTGGGGAAGAAACGGCCGAAGACCGGTGAGCCGGACGTCAAGACGCCCGAGATCATCGAGAAGATGCGGGTGGCGGGGAGGATCGCCGCGCAGGCCCTGGAGGAGGTCGGGAAGAACGTCCGGCCCGGCATCACGACCGACGAGCTGGACGCCATCGGGCACGAGTTCCTGCTCGACCACGGCGCCTACCCGTCCACGCTCGGCTACCGCGGCTTCCCCAAGTCGCTGTGCACCTCGATCAACGAGGTGATCTGCCACGGGATCCCGGACGACACCGTCCTGCGCGACGGCGACATCATCAACATCGACATCACCGCCTACATCGACGGCGTGCACGGCGACACCGACGCCACGTTCCTCTGCGGCGACGTGGACGAGGAGTCGCGGCTGCTCGTGGAGCGCACCCGCGAGGCGTGCATGCGGGGCATCCGCGCGGTCAAGCCGGGCCGCGCGCTGAACGTGATCGGGCGGGTCATCGAGTCCTACGCCAAGCGGTTCGGGTACGGCGTCGTGCGCGACTTCACCGGCCACGGGATCGGCACCACGTTCCACTCCGGCCTCGTCGTCCCCCACTTCGACGACCCGCGGGCCACGACGATCATCGAGCCCGGGATGACGTTCACGGTCGAGCCGATGCTCACGCTCGGCACCCACGAGTACGACATCTGGAAGGACGGCTGGACCGTCGTCACCAAGGACCGCAAGCGCACCGCCCAGTTCGAGCACACGATCCTCGTGACCGAGGACGGCCACGAAATCCTCACCCTGCCGTGA
- a CDS encoding ComEA family DNA-binding protein, translated as MPPGRAALSVTWAALPFLTLGYATPFTFAAAALWRRSAHLLVSAGVYLAVFAVMLYLLPGIGGDEGTERAVGVLLFVLAVVGCAHAFLIRRRVFDPHGLSAVDNEAVVERVKRQRLLREKARELAAADPGLAKELRIGRPDLPRQYNDGGLVDVNHAPAEALTLLPGITPELARRIERVRAEAGGFVSAEELSAVAGLPPAITGDVADYAVFIR; from the coding sequence ATGCCCCCGGGCCGCGCGGCGCTGAGCGTCACGTGGGCGGCGCTGCCGTTCCTGACCCTCGGCTACGCGACGCCGTTCACGTTCGCGGCGGCGGCGCTGTGGCGGCGCAGCGCGCACCTGCTGGTGTCGGCGGGCGTCTACCTCGCCGTGTTCGCGGTGATGCTGTACCTGCTGCCGGGCATCGGCGGCGACGAGGGCACCGAGCGCGCGGTGGGCGTGCTGCTGTTCGTCCTCGCGGTGGTGGGCTGCGCGCACGCGTTCCTCATCCGCCGCCGCGTGTTCGACCCGCACGGGCTGTCGGCCGTCGACAACGAGGCCGTCGTGGAGCGGGTCAAGCGGCAGCGGCTGCTGCGCGAGAAGGCGCGGGAGCTGGCCGCCGCGGACCCCGGGCTCGCCAAGGAGCTGCGGATCGGCCGCCCCGACCTGCCGCGCCAGTACAACGACGGCGGGCTCGTGGACGTCAACCACGCCCCGGCCGAGGCGCTGACCCTGCTGCCCGGCATCACCCCGGAGCTGGCGCGCAGGATCGAGCGGGTGCGGGCCGAGGCCGGCGGGTTCGTGTCCGCCGAGGAGCTGTCCGCGGTCGCGGGGCTGCCTCCGGCGATCACCGGCGACGTCGCCGACTACGCGGTCTTCATCCGCTGA
- a CDS encoding DNA polymerase ligase N-terminal domain-containing protein, with the protein MTPDERGPDDDGKDGGPLAEYRGRRDARRTPEPVPDGEALPRGDDDTFVVQEHHARSLHWDLRLERDGVLVSWAVPKGLPWSPETNHLAVHTEDHPLEYATFEGEIPHGEYGAGKMIIWDRGTYETEKWSEREVKIVIHGSRVSGRYVLFRTRGRNWMIHRMDPPADPGAEPLPETLRPMRAVERRRLPRDPDAWGFEFAWGGRRTAAYVEGGRTRFTDARGRAVDGPGGLGSRLGAQLGARPALLDGELATVGGREIYILYDVLHLDGRPLLDVPYRERRDALDGLGLSGSLWQTAPWFPADGEAVRTAAAEQNLPGVLAKRLDSPYEPGEESDAWRFIPTR; encoded by the coding sequence GTGACCCCAGACGAGCGCGGCCCGGACGACGACGGCAAGGACGGCGGCCCCCTGGCGGAGTACCGGGGCAGGCGCGACGCCCGGCGGACCCCCGAACCCGTCCCGGACGGCGAGGCGCTGCCGCGCGGCGACGACGACACGTTCGTCGTCCAGGAGCACCACGCGCGGAGCCTGCACTGGGACCTGCGGCTCGAACGCGACGGCGTGCTGGTGTCGTGGGCCGTGCCCAAGGGCCTGCCGTGGAGCCCGGAGACGAACCATCTCGCCGTGCACACCGAGGACCATCCGCTGGAGTACGCGACGTTCGAGGGCGAGATCCCGCACGGCGAGTACGGCGCCGGAAAGATGATCATCTGGGACCGGGGGACGTACGAGACCGAGAAGTGGTCCGAGCGCGAGGTGAAGATCGTCATCCACGGCTCGCGGGTGTCCGGCCGGTACGTGCTGTTCCGGACGCGCGGCCGTAACTGGATGATCCACCGGATGGACCCGCCCGCGGACCCCGGCGCCGAGCCGCTGCCGGAGACGCTGCGGCCGATGCGGGCGGTGGAGCGGCGGCGGCTGCCGCGCGACCCGGACGCGTGGGGCTTCGAGTTCGCGTGGGGCGGGCGGCGGACCGCCGCCTACGTCGAGGGCGGCCGGACCCGGTTCACCGACGCGCGGGGCCGCGCCGTCGACGGCCCCGGCGGGCTGGGATCGCGGCTCGGCGCCCAGCTCGGCGCCCGTCCCGCGCTGCTGGACGGCGAGCTGGCCACGGTGGGCGGACGCGAGATCTACATTTTGTACGACGTCCTGCACCTGGACGGCCGCCCGCTGCTGGACGTCCCCTACCGGGAGCGGCGGGACGCCCTGGACGGCCTCGGCCTGTCCGGCTCCCTCTGGCAGACCGCCCCCTGGTTCCCCGCCGACGGCGAGGCCGTCCGCACCGCCGCGGCCGAGCAGAACCTCCCCGGCGTGCTCGCCAAGCGCCTCGACTCCCCCTACGAGCCGGGCGAGGAGTCCGACGCCTGGCGCTTCATCCCGACCCGGTGA
- a CDS encoding metal-dependent hydrolase — protein sequence MMGKTHALSGALVWLAAVPVLAQERLLGEYAVSLSPEQVAAGTVVCAGAALLPDIDHHNGRIANTFGPITQHMCKWIGKISGGHRQATHSILFALAIGWAMDFLATHHVYAWWACLFMIVGLGLRGIGLDFEGKEPQSALADCALALIAVWLMHKIDMSFAGFAVALGCLAHVAGDCLTPRGCPVFWPLPWRVEIPLVPRTDGKVERWVVMPVLTIGVAVLAVRSVLGDITADWLTRG from the coding sequence ATGATGGGCAAGACGCACGCCCTGAGCGGCGCGCTGGTGTGGCTGGCGGCCGTTCCGGTGCTCGCGCAGGAGCGGCTGCTCGGGGAGTACGCGGTTTCGCTGTCCCCGGAGCAGGTCGCGGCGGGCACCGTGGTGTGCGCGGGAGCGGCGCTCCTGCCCGACATCGACCACCACAACGGGCGGATCGCCAACACGTTCGGGCCCATCACCCAGCACATGTGCAAGTGGATCGGGAAGATCTCCGGCGGGCACCGGCAGGCGACCCACTCGATCCTGTTCGCGCTCGCGATCGGCTGGGCGATGGACTTCCTCGCCACCCACCACGTCTACGCCTGGTGGGCCTGCCTCTTCATGATCGTCGGCCTGGGGCTGCGCGGCATCGGGCTGGACTTCGAGGGGAAGGAGCCGCAGTCGGCGCTGGCCGACTGCGCGCTCGCGCTCATCGCCGTCTGGCTGATGCACAAGATCGACATGAGCTTCGCGGGCTTCGCGGTCGCGCTCGGCTGCCTGGCGCACGTCGCCGGCGACTGCCTGACCCCGCGGGGATGCCCGGTGTTCTGGCCGCTGCCGTGGCGGGTCGAGATCCCGCTGGTCCCGCGGACCGACGGCAAGGTGGAGCGCTGGGTCGTGATGCCCGTCCTCACCATCGGGGTCGCCGTCCTCGCCGTCCGGTCGGTGCTCGGGGACATCACCGCCGACTGGCTGACGCGCGGCTGA
- a CDS encoding sensor histidine kinase has translation MSSCWRCWSCPPPRPWPWGWQSTWPQWPAPLAGLAAAAALLALIAGTGALLARLAPRFLGPSAAERLAELEARAVRLAERNRLARELHDSVGHALSVVTLQAGAAGRVLDSDPVFAREALGAIEESARAALEDLDHVLGLLRVDPARTAPQATLKDLGRLLEQTRIAGVQLDAEIGPEVERVPAAASAASASASPCCAARWRSRTTSTSTTR, from the coding sequence TTGTCCTCGTGCTGGCGCTGCTGGTCCTGCCCGCCGCCGCGACCTTGGCCGTGGGGGTGGCAGAGCACCTGGCCGCAGTGGCCCGCGCCGCTGGCCGGCCTCGCCGCGGCGGCGGCGCTGCTGGCGCTGATCGCGGGGACGGGCGCGCTGCTGGCGCGGCTGGCGCCCCGGTTCCTCGGGCCGTCGGCCGCCGAGCGGCTCGCCGAGCTGGAGGCCAGGGCCGTCCGGCTCGCCGAGCGCAACCGCCTCGCCAGGGAGCTGCACGACTCGGTGGGCCACGCGCTCAGCGTGGTGACGCTGCAGGCCGGGGCCGCCGGGCGGGTGCTCGACAGCGACCCGGTGTTCGCGCGGGAGGCGCTCGGCGCCATCGAGGAGTCGGCCCGCGCCGCGCTGGAGGACCTCGACCACGTGCTCGGGCTGCTGCGCGTGGACCCGGCCCGCACCGCTCCGCAGGCCACGCTGAAGGACCTCGGGCGGCTGCTGGAGCAGACGAGGATCGCCGGGGTGCAACTCGACGCGGAGATCGGCCCGGAGGTGGAGCGCGTCCCGGCCGCGGCCTCGGCGGCGTCCGCGAGCGCGTCACCGTGCTGCGCGGCGAGATGGCGTTCGAGAACGACGAGTACGTCTACGACGCGCTGA
- a CDS encoding cytochrome c oxidase assembly protein has product MNRGTLSIWRAAAAAAAAAAAALVAGLVLGGSVTEKVIPGLGDPGALTRWGLPASRAAMNLLSALTVGALLAAAALLPVEGGGRGRNARDSAPRLSKDAAGYVAAASWFAAGWAAAAAATLVFTVADVLGEPVQNVVTGSELSSYVGSLPQGTALMIVVLLAVVVALLARTTTTPAAAFGLLAMAGIALLPAPLTGHSASAANHAIATTGVALHVAAVAPWVGGLAVVAAHAALRRDKLPVMAERFSRMALWCFVAVGVSGMVNVIARLPDPVELIETNYGRLALAKIIAFAALGWFGWWHRTRTLPRLAAREPLAFTRFAAVETAVMAATMGLAVALARTAPPPPSEPGSAVRVLLGYDMPPEINPVRLLTLWQFDLFFAVLVVVLGGLYYGAVLRLRGRGDAWPVGRTVAWTLGLVSIVAVTQTGVAKYAPILFSVHMAQHMVLNMLTPIFLVMGAPVTLALRALRPARIRGDRGPREWLTAVLHSRYVTVVSHPAVATIIFVFSLFALYFTPLFEAAMRNHLGHIAMMVHFLAAGALFFWVLLGVDPAPRKLPYPGRLLLLFVTMPFHAFFGIALMNLSEALALGWYNAVDPPWGTTILHDQQTGGAIAWAFGEVPTFIVVTVLAVQWYLDDQRQARRQDRKADRAAKSGGRPEDDELAAYNARLAKLAEHDRAEGQGRRT; this is encoded by the coding sequence GTGAATAGGGGCACGCTGAGCATCTGGCGGGCCGCCGCGGCCGCGGCGGCCGCGGCGGCCGCCGCCCTGGTGGCCGGGCTGGTGCTCGGCGGCTCGGTCACCGAGAAGGTCATTCCCGGCCTCGGCGACCCGGGCGCCCTCACCCGGTGGGGGCTGCCCGCGTCCCGGGCGGCGATGAACCTGCTGTCCGCCCTCACCGTCGGCGCGCTGCTGGCCGCCGCCGCGCTGCTGCCGGTCGAGGGCGGCGGGCGCGGGCGGAACGCCAGGGACTCCGCGCCCCGGCTGTCGAAGGACGCCGCCGGATACGTCGCCGCCGCCTCCTGGTTCGCCGCCGGATGGGCCGCCGCCGCGGCGGCCACCCTCGTGTTCACCGTCGCGGACGTCCTCGGCGAGCCGGTCCAGAACGTCGTCACCGGCAGTGAGCTGAGCAGCTACGTCGGCTCGCTGCCGCAGGGCACCGCCCTCATGATCGTGGTGCTGCTGGCGGTGGTCGTGGCGCTGCTGGCCCGCACCACCACCACGCCCGCCGCCGCGTTCGGGCTGCTCGCGATGGCCGGGATCGCGCTGCTGCCGGCGCCGCTCACCGGCCACTCGGCGTCCGCCGCCAACCACGCCATCGCCACCACCGGGGTGGCGCTGCACGTCGCCGCCGTCGCCCCCTGGGTCGGCGGGCTCGCCGTCGTCGCCGCCCACGCGGCGCTGCGCCGCGACAAGCTGCCGGTCATGGCGGAGCGGTTCAGCCGCATGGCGCTGTGGTGCTTCGTCGCCGTCGGCGTCAGCGGCATGGTCAACGTCATCGCCCGGCTGCCGGACCCGGTCGAGCTGATCGAGACGAACTACGGCCGGCTGGCCCTCGCGAAGATCATCGCGTTCGCGGCGCTCGGCTGGTTCGGCTGGTGGCACCGCACCCGGACGCTGCCCCGCCTCGCCGCCCGCGAGCCGCTCGCGTTCACCCGGTTCGCGGCGGTGGAGACGGCGGTGATGGCCGCCACCATGGGCCTGGCCGTCGCGCTGGCCCGCACCGCGCCGCCCCCGCCGTCCGAGCCCGGCTCCGCGGTCAGGGTCCTGCTCGGCTACGACATGCCGCCGGAGATCAACCCGGTGCGGCTGCTGACGCTGTGGCAGTTCGACCTCTTCTTCGCCGTCCTGGTCGTCGTGCTCGGCGGCCTGTACTACGGCGCCGTCCTGCGGCTGCGCGGGCGCGGGGACGCCTGGCCGGTGGGACGCACCGTGGCGTGGACCCTCGGCCTGGTGAGCATCGTGGCCGTCACCCAGACCGGCGTCGCGAAGTACGCGCCGATCCTGTTCAGCGTGCACATGGCCCAGCACATGGTGCTGAACATGCTGACGCCGATCTTCCTGGTCATGGGCGCGCCGGTGACGCTGGCGCTGCGCGCCCTCAGGCCCGCCCGGATCCGCGGCGACCGCGGCCCGCGCGAGTGGCTGACGGCGGTCCTGCACAGCCGGTACGTCACGGTGGTCTCGCATCCCGCGGTGGCGACGATCATCTTCGTGTTCAGCCTCTTCGCGCTGTACTTCACGCCGCTGTTCGAGGCCGCGATGCGCAACCACCTCGGGCACATCGCGATGATGGTGCACTTCCTGGCCGCGGGGGCCCTGTTCTTCTGGGTGCTGCTCGGCGTCGACCCCGCACCGAGGAAGCTGCCCTACCCCGGGCGCCTCCTGCTCCTGTTCGTGACGATGCCGTTCCACGCGTTCTTCGGCATCGCGCTGATGAACCTGAGCGAGGCCCTCGCCCTCGGCTGGTACAACGCCGTCGACCCGCCGTGGGGCACCACGATCCTGCACGACCAGCAGACCGGCGGGGCGATCGCGTGGGCGTTCGGAGAGGTCCCGACGTTCATCGTGGTGACCGTCCTGGCCGTCCAGTGGTACCTGGACGACCAGCGGCAGGCCCGCCGGCAGGACCGCAAGGCCGACCGCGCCGCGAAGAGCGGGGGCCGCCCCGAGGACGACGAGCTGGCCGCCTACAACGCGCGCCTCGCCAAGCTCGCCGAGCACGACCGCGCCGAGGGGCAGGGCAGGCGCACCTGA
- a CDS encoding copper resistance CopC family protein: MNVRTPRPALGLALAAAVAALLTVALAPPAMAHPRLVESTPAKGASAESVTEVKLVFNEKINVAEVVVKDAEGETFQEGDAERSGTTVTQKLSGELPAGTYTVAYRVVGVDGHPIQQDDITFTAAGGAAPMPSAGGVGAEEQTGDAATSDEEPLEIDQKQVAAQEDSGGGALTWVLIVAGLLVVAGIGVGFVLRSRRGQGAATGSE; encoded by the coding sequence ATGAACGTCCGCACGCCCCGCCCCGCCCTCGGCCTCGCTCTCGCCGCGGCCGTCGCCGCCCTGCTCACCGTCGCCCTGGCGCCCCCCGCGATGGCCCATCCGCGGCTGGTGGAGAGCACGCCCGCCAAGGGCGCCTCGGCCGAGTCGGTCACCGAGGTGAAGCTGGTCTTCAACGAGAAGATCAACGTCGCCGAGGTCGTCGTCAAGGACGCGGAGGGCGAGACGTTCCAGGAGGGCGACGCCGAACGCTCGGGGACGACGGTCACGCAGAAGCTGTCGGGCGAGCTGCCCGCCGGGACCTACACGGTGGCCTACCGGGTCGTCGGCGTGGACGGCCACCCGATCCAGCAGGACGACATCACGTTCACCGCGGCCGGGGGCGCCGCGCCGATGCCGTCCGCGGGCGGCGTCGGCGCCGAGGAGCAGACCGGCGACGCCGCCACCTCCGACGAGGAGCCGCTCGAGATCGACCAGAAGCAGGTCGCGGCCCAGGAGGACTCCGGCGGCGGTGCCCTGACCTGGGTGCTGATCGTCGCGGGCCTGCTGGTCGTCGCCGGCATCGGGGTCGGCTTCGTGCTGCGGTCCAGGCGCGGGCAGGGGGCGGCGACCGGAAGTGAATAG
- a CDS encoding helix-turn-helix domain-containing protein, with translation MDRETLGQRIRALRIRRGVSQAQLAFPELSDSYISLIESDKRVPAPSVVELLAAKLNCSATYLVSGVSEDVVDELRVTLDYAEIALSNGAAAEARARFAEVLASADAVALPEMLQQARWGHALALEAAGELEEAIAGLTELSGQASAETDLDHWADVHVALSRCLRERGDVGAGVQTAENALRQLVAAGADSTDAAVRLGAALLAAFIERGDLVRARQLAGQLVERAERIGSPRARMVAYWEAAYVAEIRGEYEEGVALAERALMLAGDGEDPRDLGRLRVRYAGLLLRARPDQAARARDLLARVRGEINASAFGEIDVAWCLTELARAETVLGRPAEGARLAEEALDLLGDAPRRAAAGALTVLGEASVRLGRRDRAVEVLTRAATCLEEMESSREAAQAWFDLAEVLAETGAADGPRMAAYRRALTCVGV, from the coding sequence ATGGATCGGGAGACTCTGGGGCAGCGCATCCGCGCCCTGCGGATCCGGCGGGGCGTGAGCCAGGCGCAGCTCGCCTTCCCCGAGCTGTCCGACAGCTACATCTCGCTGATCGAGAGCGACAAGCGGGTGCCCGCGCCGAGCGTGGTCGAGCTGCTCGCGGCCAAGCTGAACTGCTCGGCGACCTACCTCGTCAGCGGCGTCAGCGAGGACGTCGTGGACGAGCTGCGCGTCACGCTCGACTACGCCGAGATCGCGCTGAGCAACGGCGCGGCGGCCGAGGCGCGGGCGCGGTTCGCCGAGGTCCTCGCCAGCGCCGACGCGGTGGCGCTGCCGGAGATGCTGCAGCAGGCGCGGTGGGGCCACGCCCTCGCGCTGGAGGCCGCGGGCGAGCTGGAGGAGGCGATCGCCGGGCTGACCGAGTTGAGCGGGCAGGCGTCCGCCGAGACCGACCTCGACCACTGGGCGGACGTCCACGTCGCGCTGAGCCGCTGCCTGCGCGAGCGCGGCGACGTCGGCGCCGGGGTGCAGACCGCCGAGAACGCGCTGCGGCAGCTCGTCGCGGCCGGCGCCGACTCCACCGACGCCGCGGTGCGCCTCGGCGCGGCGCTGCTCGCCGCGTTCATCGAGCGCGGCGACCTCGTCCGGGCCCGGCAGCTCGCCGGGCAGCTGGTCGAGCGCGCCGAGCGGATCGGCAGCCCCCGCGCCCGCATGGTCGCCTACTGGGAGGCCGCCTACGTCGCCGAGATCCGCGGCGAGTACGAGGAGGGCGTCGCCCTCGCCGAGCGGGCGCTGATGCTGGCCGGCGACGGCGAGGACCCCCGCGACCTCGGCCGGCTCCGCGTCCGCTACGCGGGGCTGCTGCTGCGCGCCCGGCCCGACCAGGCCGCCCGCGCCCGCGACCTGCTCGCCCGCGTCCGCGGCGAGATCAACGCCAGCGCGTTCGGCGAGATCGACGTCGCCTGGTGCCTGACCGAGCTGGCCCGCGCCGAGACCGTGCTCGGCCGCCCCGCCGAGGGGGCGCGGCTCGCCGAGGAGGCCCTGGACCTGCTCGGGGACGCGCCGCGCCGCGCCGCCGCCGGGGCGCTCACCGTCCTGGGGGAGGCGTCGGTCCGGCTCGGCCGGCGCGACCGCGCCGTGGAGGTCCTCACCCGCGCCGCCACCTGCCTGGAGGAGATGGAGTCCTCCCGGGAGGCGGCGCAGGCGTGGTTCGACCTCGCCGAGGTCCTGGCGGAGACGGGAGCCGCCGACGGGCCCCGGATGGCGGCCTACCGCCGCGCCCTGACCTGCGTGGGGGTCTAG